A stretch of the Chelonia mydas isolate rCheMyd1 chromosome 5, rCheMyd1.pri.v2, whole genome shotgun sequence genome encodes the following:
- the LOC102937755 gene encoding glyoxylate reductase/hydroxypyruvate reductase isoform X2 has protein sequence MQAFVTRRIPREGLAALSQAGVCSIQQWDSDEPIPRSELLAGVAGKHGLLCVLSDQIDKEVLDAAGSNLKTISTLSVGVDHLALEEIKKRGIRVGYTPDILTDATAELSVALLLAVCRRLPESVEEVKNGGWTTWKPLWMCGYGLSGSTVGIIGLGRIGQAVARRLKPFGVKKFLYTGSRPKPENAVEFQAEFVPLAKLAEESDFVVVTCSLTPDTKGVCNKDFFSRMKKTSVFINTSRGAVVNQEDLYQALVSGQIAAAGLDVTTPEPLPTDHPLLSLKNCVILPHIGSATYATRSAMSVLAANNLLAGLKEESMPSELQL, from the exons ATGCAGGCGTTTGTCACCCGGCGGATCCCCCGCGAGGGGCTGGCGGCCCTGAGCCAGGCCGGCGT CTGCAGCATCCAGCAATGGGATTCGGATGAACCTATCCCGCGGTCAGAATTGCTGGCTGGGGTGGCTGGGAAGCATGGACTGCTCTGTGTCTTGTCTGACCAGATAGACAAAGAGGTCCTCGATGCAGCAG GGTCCAACCTTAAAACAATCAGCACGCTGTCTGTGGGTGTTGACCATCTGGCTCTAGAAGAAATTAAAAAGCG TGGAATCCGTGTGGGATACACCCCGGACATCCTGACCGATGCCACGGCCGAGCTCTCGGTAGCTTTGCTCTTAGCTGTGTGTCGCAGGCTGCCGGAGTCAGTGGAGGAAGTGAAGAA TGGTGGTTGGACAACATGGAAGCCTCTGTGGATGTGTGGATACGGGCTGTCCGGTAGCACTGTAGGAATCATAGGGCTGGGAAGAATAG GACAGGCAGTGGCGCGCCGTCTAAAGCCATTCGGGGTCAAGAAATTTTTGTATACGGGAAGTCGCCCAAAACCGGAGAACGCCGTGGAGTTTCAAGCCGAGTTTG tcccACTCGCCAAGCTAGCAGAGGAATCAGACTTTGTGGTTGTTACCTGTTCCTTAACTCCTGACACTAAAGGAGTGTGCAACAAGGATTTCTTCAGCCGAATGAAGAAAACGTCTGTGTTTATCAACACAAGCAG GGGAGCGGTGGTGAACCAGGAAGACCTGTACCAGGCTTTGGTTAGTGGCCAGATTGCAGCTGCTGGTCTGGATGTCACAACCCCGGAGCCGCTGCCTACTGACCACCCTCTCCTTTCCCTGAAGAATTGTG TGATTTTGCCTCACATTGGAAGTGCTACCTATGCCACCAGAAGCGCCATGTCTGTGCTGGCTGCTAACAACCTTCTGGCTGGCTTGAAAGAGGAAAGTATGCCAAGTGAACTCCAGCTGTGA
- the LOC102937755 gene encoding glyoxylate reductase/hydroxypyruvate reductase isoform X1 has protein sequence MQAFVTRRIPREGLAALSQAGVCSIQQWDSDEPIPRSELLAGVAGKHGLLCVLSDQIDKEVLDAAGSNLKTISTLSVGVDHLALEEIKKRGIRVGYTPDILTDATAELSVALLLAVCRRLPESVEEVKNGGWTTWKPLWMCGYGLSGSTVGIIGLGRIGQAVARRLKPFGVKKFLYTGSRPKPENAVEFQAEFVPLAKLAEESDFVVVTCSLTPDTKGVCNKDFFSRMKKTSVFINTSRGAVVNQEDLYQALVSGQIAAAGLDVTTPEPLPTDHPLLSLKNCELLRYQTHLACSRDTNKSKDILELAFTFPRSLDQKHLALLFTGEATASAANRLWFGEMM, from the exons ATGCAGGCGTTTGTCACCCGGCGGATCCCCCGCGAGGGGCTGGCGGCCCTGAGCCAGGCCGGCGT CTGCAGCATCCAGCAATGGGATTCGGATGAACCTATCCCGCGGTCAGAATTGCTGGCTGGGGTGGCTGGGAAGCATGGACTGCTCTGTGTCTTGTCTGACCAGATAGACAAAGAGGTCCTCGATGCAGCAG GGTCCAACCTTAAAACAATCAGCACGCTGTCTGTGGGTGTTGACCATCTGGCTCTAGAAGAAATTAAAAAGCG TGGAATCCGTGTGGGATACACCCCGGACATCCTGACCGATGCCACGGCCGAGCTCTCGGTAGCTTTGCTCTTAGCTGTGTGTCGCAGGCTGCCGGAGTCAGTGGAGGAAGTGAAGAA TGGTGGTTGGACAACATGGAAGCCTCTGTGGATGTGTGGATACGGGCTGTCCGGTAGCACTGTAGGAATCATAGGGCTGGGAAGAATAG GACAGGCAGTGGCGCGCCGTCTAAAGCCATTCGGGGTCAAGAAATTTTTGTATACGGGAAGTCGCCCAAAACCGGAGAACGCCGTGGAGTTTCAAGCCGAGTTTG tcccACTCGCCAAGCTAGCAGAGGAATCAGACTTTGTGGTTGTTACCTGTTCCTTAACTCCTGACACTAAAGGAGTGTGCAACAAGGATTTCTTCAGCCGAATGAAGAAAACGTCTGTGTTTATCAACACAAGCAG GGGAGCGGTGGTGAACCAGGAAGACCTGTACCAGGCTTTGGTTAGTGGCCAGATTGCAGCTGCTGGTCTGGATGTCACAACCCCGGAGCCGCTGCCTACTGACCACCCTCTCCTTTCCCTGAAGAATTGTG AGCTGCTCAGATACCAAACTCATCTGGCATGTAGCCGTGACACCAACAAAAGCAAGGACATTCTGGAGTTGGCTTTCACTTTCCCTCGCTCTCTTGACCAGAAACACCTTGCTCTTCTGTTCACGGGTGAAGCTACAGCCAGCGCTGCTAATAGACTATGGTTTGGGGAGATGATGTAA